The Xenorhabdus poinarii G6 nucleotide sequence GCGGCAGACTGAAGCAGTGAGTCCGTCAACGGGACAGAAGACGGATGTCCGCCAAGATGCAACATCAGGCACTGCCACGCACCGGGCACTAAAGACAGCCAGGTCACCGCTTCCTCCGGTAACAAACGGGCAGCCAGCAGCGTCTTATAAAGGACAGGCAGCTCAGGCCGCGGTGCCTGAAACCGGAAGCGGAAACGACGTTCAGGTATCCACAATCCCGGCGGCCAGTGATGCCCGTCTTCCAGTTCCCCTTCCAGTTGCCGCAGCAGAGGCAGGTGGTAAAACAGCGCCGCCCAGAACACCACCGCCTGCCACAGCAGACTTTGTGCGGCCTGTGTTTCCGGCGCCACCCCCGGTGGCAACATATGCCCTTTTGCCAGCCGCACGGCACAGGCAGTAAATTGCAGGGTCAGATCGATAAATCCACCGCGATAAGACCAGATGCCCTCTTGTGTCGCGGGAACATGCTGCACACGGGCGCATAATTGCCGGAGCGGTTCCAGATAAAATTGCTGATACAACCCGGCGGGCAGCGCACTGTTTTCCCACAGTTGCCGGAGATACTGACCACGTCCTGTGGTTGCCAGCAGCACTTCCGCTGACTGTGGCCGGAAATAGCCCCGGCTGTCGTGAAGGGCTTGTGGTTGTTGTCCGGATAATGTTGGCTGTGTCACAGACTGACGGGTAAAACGGGATTTAAAACGCTGAAACATGGTTTTCCTCTTTCGGTTCAGATTTGGCTCAGTGTCGGTGAATCCCGGCCGGAAACAAGGAACAACTCTTTTTTCGGAAATGAAAATTAAACTGACCCAGTTCAGCCCCTGACTGACAAAATCAGCTTAATTTTCACCATAACCATTTGTATTAACTCAACTTAAAAAATAAAAAAAAGCGCCCCGAAAGGCGCAATAGTCATAATATTTTCGTTGAAAAAATGCGTTCAGGCGGCGATAAGCTCCGCTTCCCGCAAACGCTGAGACCAGTTGCCCAGATAATGCGCGGGCGTATAACGGGTTCGCTTGTCACCACCATCATGCAGGGCATTGCCGATGGTGACGGCGGCCGGAATACCGGTCAGGGATAATTGAATATACGCCATCACGGCCGCCAGCGGGTCAATATCAATCGCATAAACCCACAGACTGCACAACGGATCGTGCCCCAGCTCCCGCAGCACTTCAGCGGCGGCCAAAGTTATACAGCCCGCACCACAGCACGGCTCGCACAAGGTGACAAACGGTTGTGTCTGCAACAGCCCGGCGACATCCTGCAACTGCATCTGTGCCATCATTCTGGCCACACTCCAGGGGGTAAAGAACTGCTGAAGATCCTTATCACCCAGTTCCAGCTGCATAAACACATTACCCAGAAAATCACCGGGTTCCTGCGCCAGTCCGAGCACCACATGCGAAAACAATTGTACGATCCGGTCAACATCGACCCGTTCGTACTTGTTAATGGTTTTCAGATAATACTGCTCCAGCTCCTCACTGAAACAGTGTTTATTGTGGATCGCTGCCATAGCACAATTGCAAAAATCCCGGAAGACCTGATAACGGGGATGATAACGGGCCGTTTGCTTAAACAACGAAATAAATTCTTTCTGATGATCGGTTCGGGATGCCATTGCGTGTTTTCCTTGCTGAACAAAAAGCGAAAAAAGGAAAACACGTCCCGAAAAGGGAATAGTTCCCCTTTCGGTTGAGGTAAAAATAAATGGATACTGCGTTAAACGAAGGGCTATTGCCCGACCGCGATAGCCGGCAGAGCCAGTGCCGTTTCCGCCTGCTCACCGGTGACCAGATAGAGTGTCGGCCGGTTTTCCCGTCCTGACTGCCCATGGCCGCTGTCCACGTGCTCTCCCTGGTCATAGCAATCGTAGCCTTTGAGGCTTCCTGATGCTTCGCTGTACCAGTGGCGGATTTCACAGTCAAACATCGCGGACAGTTTCCCCATCAACTCGGCCGAAGGCGGTGCCCAGGGAGAATCAAAACGCACGGTTAAATTGCTGACATTGCGGCGTGCCCAGTGAACGCGATGACCAAACGGCCATTCAAAGCCGTATTGTTGAGTATAGAACTGTGCCGGGGTGGCAATCCCTTTCAGCAATCCGCTGTTGCCGTTAATCTCGGTGGCCAGCCGGGTCGGTAGGATCATCAGCATATCGCAGGGCTGGGTCGATCCCGGAGACGCGCTCAATCTGTCCCAGCAATCGCCGAGATTGATCGCCTCTGACCAGCCGGCCATCCCGAACCAGTCGGCATATTGCCGGGTCAGGATGCGGGCAATGATAACCCGCGCTGGCTCAGGCACACTGTCCCAGCGCATCAGGCTGATGGCGGACTGGCGGTACAGGCTGTCGATCAGTTTGATATTGTTACTGCTGAGCGGCACATTGTCCTGCAACAGCTTCAGCCACTGTTCAAAAGCCAGATTATGCGCCGTCGGTGCCGCCGTTCCGCGGATTAACTCCGGGTAGGGCGTATAGGTTTGCGGTTTTGTCGGCTTAAATATCCCCGCACACTCCGCCAGAAACAGACGCAGGCTTTGTAACACTGCCTGACGGTAACCGGGGAGTTCCTCACCACAGACCCACTGCTGCATCACATCAATGCACACGGATTTGCCGGTGATTTCCAGTTGGTTTGTACACCATTCTGCCATGGTAATGTTCCTCATGTTTAACACTGTTCAGATAAAACCGAGGAGCCGCGCCATCAGGGGCACGGTTCCCCCGATGGGTAATGAAAAAAGCGAGCGTTAACCGATATCCCGCAACAGCTCCTCAAGACTGCCGTGATGGAAAAACACGTGCCATTCATCCTGAATGCGCAGATAAGGGGGACGGCACGGCACCCTATTGCTGTCCAGACGGGTTAAATCATATTTGTCGACCAGTCCGTTAATCGCCTCAAAAGGACGGATACCGTTTATCCGCAGAGACTCGGCGGTATCGGTTTCACACAAGACGGTATCATTCAGGCTGAGACCAAAATGGCGTTTCAGTAAACAGGCGGCAATCACCTGCCAGACCGTTAATTGCAAGGCTTCCATGAGCACACCTTCCTTAAAAAAATGATGCTTTCACGGAAACGCCCTGCCGGAGAATATCGTTCACCTCACCGCATTGCCGGTAACGGGATGACACCAGATGCAGCGACAATAAATGCGCTTTCTGCCACAACATGCGGGCGTCCGGATAGTTCTCCCACCCCTGTTCGGCAACCGCAGCATGGCATAACCGCTGCCGCTGCCTTTCCAGTGACAGGCGTTCCGACGCCAGTGTGACCGGCTGTGCCCAGACAATACCGGCATCAAACCGCCCGCCGAGCACTTTCCGGCCATGACGGTCATAAAGCATGACGGTTTGGGGAATAAAACCGGATAACCCGCCATCCGGTACCGGCCAGTTACCCGCCAGAGA carries:
- a CDS encoding TraI domain-containing protein, with the protein product MFQRFKSRFTRQSVTQPTLSGQQPQALHDSRGYFRPQSAEVLLATTGRGQYLRQLWENSALPAGLYQQFYLEPLRQLCARVQHVPATQEGIWSYRGGFIDLTLQFTACAVRLAKGHMLPPGVAPETQAAQSLLWQAVVFWAALFYHLPLLRQLEGELEDGHHWPPGLWIPERRFRFRFQAPRPELPVLYKTLLAARLLPEEAVTWLSLVPGAWQCLMLHLGGHPSSVPLTDSLLQSAAEQVQSPLLNPVESAKPATDTRLSSSEPDPVIPPVTPGTAPAPDTAEDTRTLLSLFQAEE
- a CDS encoding N-6 DNA methylase; the protein is MASRTDHQKEFISLFKQTARYHPRYQVFRDFCNCAMAAIHNKHCFSEELEQYYLKTINKYERVDVDRIVQLFSHVVLGLAQEPGDFLGNVFMQLELGDKDLQQFFTPWSVARMMAQMQLQDVAGLLQTQPFVTLCEPCCGAGCITLAAAEVLRELGHDPLCSLWVYAIDIDPLAAVMAYIQLSLTGIPAAVTIGNALHDGGDKRTRYTPAHYLGNWSQRLREAELIAA
- a CDS encoding DUF1281 domain-containing protein, translated to MAEWCTNQLEITGKSVCIDVMQQWVCGEELPGYRQAVLQSLRLFLAECAGIFKPTKPQTYTPYPELIRGTAAPTAHNLAFEQWLKLLQDNVPLSSNNIKLIDSLYRQSAISLMRWDSVPEPARVIIARILTRQYADWFGMAGWSEAINLGDCWDRLSASPGSTQPCDMLMILPTRLATEINGNSGLLKGIATPAQFYTQQYGFEWPFGHRVHWARRNVSNLTVRFDSPWAPPSAELMGKLSAMFDCEIRHWYSEASGSLKGYDCYDQGEHVDSGHGQSGRENRPTLYLVTGEQAETALALPAIAVGQ
- a CDS encoding TA system toxin CbtA family protein encodes the protein MEALQLTVWQVIAACLLKRHFGLSLNDTVLCETDTAESLRINGIRPFEAINGLVDKYDLTRLDSNRVPCRPPYLRIQDEWHVFFHHGSLEELLRDIG